From the Paenibacillus tianjinensis genome, the window ATTCTGTAGATTCTGAAAAGCTGATAAGTACCATTTGGGTTCTAGACCGACTTTTTTGTGAATTTTAGCTATCGTCAAGCGTTTGGCTATGTACTGCTCATCCACTTTGCCGTCAAAGATTTCAATAATATGTTGCTTCAAAGTTCCCTTGAGGCGTTCAATGCTGCTGTGCTCTAGAATGATGCTCTCCAGCTTATTTACACCAAGGACTGTATTGTAGAATTGATCAGTGATGTAGTTAATCTCACGTTCGACAATAGGTTTCATCATCCGTAAAAGATCCAGATCCTCTTCAGTCAAGTCAATCATCCGCATTTGTTCGTTCAACTCTTCATGCCCTTGGAGCGAATGAACGGTTGCCGTGATAGCAGGTGCATGATTCTCGCTGTCCTTGGAGTGCTTGTCGGGAGTCGCCTCATTAATGTTACGTGACTGAATACCATGCATAAAAGAAAAAGGACATTTCCGCACATTTCCACTCTCCCTAAACTCCTAAATATTAACAATGATAATATAGAATCATTCTAACTTAGGAGAACGTAAAATGTAAAGAATTTTATGTAGTTTCTTGTTGAATTTTGTAGAATATATAGATTTTAATGATGTTTAGTGTCGTAAAATGTCGAATAAATAAAAGATATATACGATTTTCCATTCAATATTCTGCAATTTGATAGAGTGCCTTGACATCTAAGATAACAACGGTCCTTTTACTGACTTCTATAATCTTCATCGTTTCAAGCTTATTCAGCTTTCTGCTGAGTGTTTCAGGTGTTGTTCCTATCATCGCTGCAAAGTCTTTTTTGGCTGCTGGCAGATGAATCTGGGACCATACCGGTTCGGTACCATACTCCTGCTTGTTTTTGGAAGATAGATGAAGCAGGAGTCTTGCTAATCTCTTCTCCGCCTCCAAAATATGCAGTGACCCCGCAAGTTCATCGGCCTGTTGTAACTGTTCGCTCATAGACATCAGGAAGCTGAAGGCAAGAGCCGTATTTTTTTCGATTAAGGGTAGAAAATCTTTACGATGCATCCGGCACACAAGTCCGCCCTCCACCACCTCTGCAGTTGCATAATGCCTCTTATTATGTAGCAAGGCAAATTGCCCAAAGTAATCCCCCGGGAAAAGAAAGCGAAGAACATGCTGCTTCCCTTCCTTATTATTCTGAGTCAGTTTAATCAGGCCGTTATTTACTATAAACAGTGATTCAGACTGCTCTCCCTCTCTAAATACCAGATTCCCCTTTGTATAATAATTAGATTCTATAATAGACTCAACTATATGCAGATCATGATCAGACAAGCTCTGAAATACAGGTACCTGCCGTATACACGGATTGTTATGGCATGCGCTACAACTCTTATTCATGTTGCCACTTTCCTTCCTATTCACCTGATGACAACATATCAAGGATCTGGAAGCCGCCTAGTGACAACACTCACAATATTTTAAAAACTTGATCTGTATCAAGGATTCTTCGTTCGTTTTCCTTCAAAATACTCTTATAGAGAATTTACAGGAGAGGATGTGCCTATACTGCAATATACATTTGAAGACATGCAAAAGATGGACAGAGCCATACTAGGTAATATGGTTCCACTTGAGTTATTCCGTACCATACGACTCATTGGATTAAACCAGGGCTTGCCTATGGGCGGTAAAGGAACTACATTGACTGTAGGCCGAAAAATAGGCGAAAGTCTGCCGGTGAACAGTGTGGATGAATTGCTGCAGCTATTTGAAGAACTGAAGATTGGAATCCCGCGTATTATTTTTTCAGAGGAGTCCAGGATCCATATTGCTGTCGATGACTGTTTTTGCAAAGGATTGCCTACACTAGAGGAAGAGAAAATGATCTGCGATTTAGAAGGTGCAATTCTGGAGGGAGCACTAACTAAAATCATGGGTCACAGAGTTAGTGTTAAAGAAGTAAAATGTAATGCTACCGGGCATGAACATTGCGAATATGAAGTAAAACTCTAATCCCCCTATGGGAATATTTATGGAAAGAAGGTATATAGATTTGGAAAAGAAAATAATAACAGAAGCCATACAGTATCAAGAAGATCGGTTCACCAAGAAAATACTGTTTCAAAAGGGGGATAGCGTTGTCTTTGTCCTCAATTTTATGCCTGGCCAGCAGTTGCCCGTGCATAAGCATCCCGGTGCAGATGTCTATATCTATGCTCTAAAAGGGAGCGGCACCATCACAGTAAATGATGTAGCGCAGGAATTCAGTGAAGAGGAAGTTATCTATGTTGCTGAGGATGATTCCTTCGCCTATCATAACACCAGCACTTCCCCTGCGAGTCTTCATGTTGTAATATCCAAGCTTCCCAGCCCAGCCTATGCTAAAGAAATCTAATAAGATCTATCTCTTAAAACTCTATCCACGGAGGATATTCTCTATGGATAGAGTTTTTATATACAAAAAAACAGGAGCTCTTCCGAAGAAGAACCCCTGCTTTATGATCCGATGCTATCCTAATGGATAGAACCGAATTATTTTTGGATAGAAGCTACGGAACCTGCACCAACTGTACGTCCGCCTTCACGAATGGAGAATTTAGTACCTTCTTCAATCGCGATTGGGGAGATCAGTTGTACGGTTACAGTGATGTTATCACCAGGCATAACCATTTCAGTACCTTCTGGCAGGTTGATGATACCTGTTACGTCAGTTGTACGGAAGTAGAACTGTGGACGGTAACCAGTGAAGAATGGTTTGTGACGTCCGCCTTCTTCTTTAGTCAGAACGTAGATCTGAGCAGTGAACTCAGTGTGTGGGTTAACGGAGTTCGGC encodes:
- a CDS encoding Crp/Fnr family transcriptional regulator, whose translation is MSDHDLHIVESIIESNYYTKGNLVFREGEQSESLFIVNNGLIKLTQNNKEGKQHVLRFLFPGDYFGQFALLHNKRHYATAEVVEGGLVCRMHRKDFLPLIEKNTALAFSFLMSMSEQLQQADELAGSLHILEAEKRLARLLLHLSSKNKQEYGTEPVWSQIHLPAAKKDFAAMIGTTPETLSRKLNKLETMKIIEVSKRTVVILDVKALYQIAEY
- a CDS encoding cupin domain-containing protein, whose product is MEKKIITEAIQYQEDRFTKKILFQKGDSVVFVLNFMPGQQLPVHKHPGADVYIYALKGSGTITVNDVAQEFSEEEVIYVAEDDSFAYHNTSTSPASLHVVISKLPSPAYAKEI
- a CDS encoding 4-vinyl reductase is translated as MDRAILGNMVPLELFRTIRLIGLNQGLPMGGKGTTLTVGRKIGESLPVNSVDELLQLFEELKIGIPRIIFSEESRIHIAVDDCFCKGLPTLEEEKMICDLEGAILEGALTKIMGHRVSVKEVKCNATGHEHCEYEVKL